CGCTTGTAAACAAATTGCGTGTGTAGTGTGTAGTACTGCGAGAACAAAAACAGTAGAGAAAAAAAGATGGAGCTGAAACCTTTGAATACAACATTGATGATCGAACAAGGCAAAGAATATTGGTTGAATGAACTGCAGCTACCTTTACCGGGATTCTATCTGTACACCGATGGTCCAGCGCATCTTCAGCAGCAAGAGCTTGATCGCACGACGTTGAAGCTTCATATCGAAACCGGTAAAATCAAGCGGTTCCGCGATTCATATGACTTGAAGGCGTGGATGCTCACAAGCTATGTGGTGTTTCTATACCGAATGACTCACGATACCGATTTACTGATCGGCGTGAACAATGAGAAGGGCAATCTCCTTCCGTTGAGAGTTAACTTAAGCGGCAGCGATTCATTCGCACAGATCTATGAGCACATTTCCGCCAAAATGGAGCACATAGAAGTAAGCAGCTATTCGCTTGAGGATATAGAAGGATTCACCGGTCAGCCGCTCCCGCTCCAAACGATCTATGGCCATAATGGGAATGGTTATGCTTATAGCTCCAGCTGGCTGAACTGGATGGTTCAGGAGGAGAAGAAGGACGAATGGACGCTCTATGTATCCTATGCACGACCATTGTATCGAGAAGAAACGATCGAAAAATTTAGCAGGCATTTTGAACAGCTTGCAAATGCGGCTCTTGAACATATGGATGTTCCGGTTAGCCGTTTGCCTATGCTGACAGAAGAGGATAAGAACGCGTACTCGATACTCAATGACACGAAGAAAGAGCTCCCGAAGGATCCTACCATTGTGTCGATGCTTGCTTCCATTGTGGAGAGATTTCCTAAGCGAATCGCGCTATCGACAGGTCATGAGCAAGTATCTTATGAGCAGCTTGACCGGTTGTCAAACCAAGTTTCACATATGCTTATAGACAAGGGACTGCGTAAAGGCCAATTCGTCTCGATATTTATGAAGAGGGGCCTGGATACAATTGTCAGTATGCTCGGTGTGCTCAAGGCCGGCGGAGCCTATATCCCGCTGGATCCATCACATCCAGATGAAAGAAATGCTTATATTATCGAGGATACCGAATCGGCGATCATTCTGACGCATCAGGACTTCACAGCCAAGCTGGATGGACTCCTGGCTGGTTTTCAACCGAAGCCAGAGTACTTCTGTCTGGATGAACAATTCCTTTCGTACTCGGAGGAAGCCTGTGGCGTCCGCGTTGAAGGCGATGATTTGGCATATATCATCTATACCTCCGGTTCGACGGGCAAACCGAAAGGGGCCTTAATCGCTCATCAAGGCGTCGTGAACTTGGCACTGGCCAATCAAGAGAATTTACAGATGAGTGAACAGGATATCATTCTTCAATATTCCACATTCAGCTTTGATGCTTCCGTATACGATATATTCGGATCGTTGGCTTGCGGTTCACGACTGCATCTTCTTACCGATGAACAGCGTTTCTCCATAGATGCCTTTACGGAGGCCGTAGCAGAAACCAAGGCAACTCGTGTCGCCATATTGCCTACGGTGTTTTTTAATCAATTGGCAGCGTATTTGCCTGTGGAAGACACACATAAATACCGGAATATCAAGACGATCGTCGTCGGAGGGGAAGCGCTGGCCGGAGAAACCGTTCGGATGTTCCAGAAAAAGCTGCAGATTCCAATCGTGAATCTATACGGCCCAACGGAAACGACGGTTGTAGCAACAGGGCATGTCGTGGATTATCCGGTTCCGGACGATCTGGCCACCGTGTATATCGGAACGCCTTTTGCCAACTATGAATTATATATTGTGAATGAACATAATGAGTTATGTCCAACTTGCGTAACCGGAGAGCTGCTGATCTGCTCGGTCGGCGTAGCCAAAGGCTATCTGAATCAGCCTGAGAAAACAAAAGAAGCCTTCATTCTGGATCCGATAACACCGGAATCCGGAAAACAATACTACCGTTCCGGAGACTTGGTTCGTCTGCTGCCGAACGGACAAGTGGAATACCGGGGACGTAAAGATTCACAGGTGAAGATCAGAGGCTTCCGGATCGAGATTGGGGAGATCGAAGACAATCTGGCGAAGCATGAACAAGTAAAGGATATCGCGGTTATTCCGAGAATGGACGAGGACGGAACCAAAATGCTAGCGGCATTCTATACAACCCATAATGGACAAGCAGCTTCTGCTAAGGATTTGGTGCAATTTTTAAGTCAGAAAGTACCTGGTTACATGGTTCCTAAATACATGTGTTTCGTGGAAGAAATGCCGCTATCCCCGACCGGTAAGATCGACCGTAAGAAGCTGGCAATGTACGAATTGTCGATGGAGATGGAAGAGGATGACTCCCACTACGAGGCACCGGTTAACGATATTCAGCGGGATGTTGCTGCGGCTTGGGAACAAGCACTTGGACAAACCAAGATCGGCATCCACGACGATTTCTTTGATATCGGCGGGTATTCTCTGAAAATACTGGAGATTCTGGTGCTCCTTAAGCCGCAGTATCCACAGTTGAAGATCAATGATTTCTTTGTGTATCCGACGATTGCAAAATTAGCGGAGCGAGTAGAGGAAATGGGGCAAGTAACCATCCCAGCCGATCAATTAGAAGATAGGGATCTTCCTATTCAGGATTTGGCTGAGTATCCGATCTCTTTCCCGATCAACGATGGTTCGGAACAACCCATCTATCACCAGCAGCATATTTTGCTGACAGGCGCCACGGGATATTTGGGGTCACATCTGCTGTATGAACTGCTCAAACAATCGACCGCTACCGTATACTGTCTGGTTCGACCAACAAAGCAGATGGAACCCTATGCCCGCCTTGAGCAGATCATGACCGGATATTTTGGCGAAGAGGTCAAGTCTCGAATGGACAAAAGGGTGATTGCGATTCAGGGCGACTTGGAGCAGGAATATCTCGGGCTCGGAGCTGAAGACCTTGCCATGATTGAAGCACGCATCGATTCCATCATTCATTGCGGAGCCGAAGTGAAGCACTTTGGCGATTCCGACTATTTTGCTAGAGTCAATGTGGAGAGTACGGACCGTTTGTTGACTTTGGCTCAGAGAAGACCGCATATCCGCTTTCACTTTATTTCTACGCTTGGGATCCCTGAAGATTTGGCACTGGGCGGTCAGTGGGATGCCATCGTTGCCGGAACGGGATATGAAGAGTCGTCCATTGAGAATGTCTATACGAACAGCAAGCTGGAGGCAGAGAAGCTGGTCATTAAAGCCGGTGCAGATCGAGGCATTCCATCATCGGTTTATCGCGTGGGGAATTTGTCCTGTAACTCGGAGAATGGAATTTTCCAGAAAAACATCGATAACAACGCGTTTTACCGCATGCTGAAAGCGATGCTGCTGTTGAAGAAAGCGCCCGGTGTGAGATGGGAAGTAGATATTACGCCGATTAACTATGCCGGGGAAGCCATTACCGCACTGCTGCTTCAGCAGGAAACGGTCGGGCGGGTGTTCCATATCTGCAACCCGGTTGCCATTCCTTATGAGGAGATGGTGGAGCATTTCAAAGCCTTTGGATATGACATTTCGGTGATGGACTGGAAGGAATACGAAGCATGGTTATTGGATCCTCAGCAGCCGAAGGATAAGGAAGGCCTTGAGCTGGCGATGGCGCAATTCGAAGGCGACGGAGCCAAGAATTCCATCTACCGGTATACTTGTCCGCAAACCTCGGAATTCCTCAAGCACACAGGGGTAAAATGCGCTTTACCGGACAAGCTGTTATTCGAAAAAATGATTGAATATGCCGCTGGTATTGGATATTTCGTGAAGCCGGAGTAATCACAGGCAGGCAGCAAGCATGAAACCGCGAGAAGCTCTCGCGGTTTTTTTTGTGGTCAGGATCAGGCACAGCATGCAAATATTTTTTTTGTGGCGGGAGTGTGGTACGATCATACTGATTTAAGTCCAGTAACACCAAATGAGGTGGCCCATGAATCACGAACATTGGAAGCAGGCAGAAACCGCACTGGTTTGCATGGATGTTTTCAAGAATGGAGAGAACGACCCTGTAACGATTGAAGGCGAATCGGATGACCTGCGCTGCATCGGAATCGGTACGGATGCTGCAGTATTCGTATACGAACCTTTGCCGGCTTATGCGTTTAAACTGTATGCTGCGGAGGCGCAGCCTAAGAAGGAAGCGGAGATTAAGGTCTATCAAGAGTTGGTAGGCAGCCCCTATTTTCCTGTATTTTATGGAGCAGGTGAGCGTTACGTGGCGATCAGCCATGAATCCGGATTCACTCTGTACGACTGTCTGCTCTATGGTATGCCCGTTCCGAGGCAGGTCATCGATGATGTTGAAGCAGCACGCTCCTTTGTGCGCAGCAAGGGCTTAAACCCGCGGGATATTCATTTGAAGAATGTACTGCTGCAGGAAGGGAGAGGGAAGGTACTCGATGTATCGGAGTATATTCAGGAGGGAAACGACAAGCGATGGGAGCATCTCGTGTGGGCTTACGACAACGTATATCCGCTCCTTGAGGGCAAGAAGTTACCGCTCTGGGTATTGGAGGCCGTGAAGAACGGATATTACCGTTTAGACCCATCCAGTGTGAATATGCAGGAATTTGCAGACCGGATTGGACGACTGTTCTTCAGAAAATAGGATAACCGGAACTATTCCAAACGGGGTAGGAGCATTCCCCGCTTAGCAAACGAAGTGCTATCATCAGAACATATAGCGGATTCAATCCCCCTGAAGCTGTAACGGTTCCAGGGGGATTTTGGTTATTAGAAGATACTCCAGTTCATCTCTTGGGATATGGTCTGCAGCAAATGCACGCCGGCATAGCTGTTGCCCTTGTCATTCAGTGCTGGGCCCAGCACACCGATTCCATAACGTCCGGGCACAAAAGTTAAAATGCCCCCTGAAACGCCGCTCTTGGCGGGCAACCCTACCTGAATAGCGAATTCTCCTGATGCGTTGTACATGCCGCACGTCGTCATAAACGTCCTGGCGATTTGAACATACCTTCTAGGTATGAGCGTGTTGCCGGTAAGCGGATCCGTACCGCTGCAAGCCAGCACTAATGCCATTCTGGCTAGATCGGCGCAATTCACAGCGATTGAGCAGTGCCGAAAATACACCTCTAACACCTCTTCAACATCTCCGCATAGAACCCCGTTTTCCTTCAAAAAGAATGCTATGGAACGATTCAGATTCCCGGTTTCCGATTCTGAACGGTAAACGCCCAAGTCATATTCCAAGCCAGCGTTGCCGGATAGCTCTTGAAGAAACTGAAGAATTCGGTCGGATTTCTCGCTCGGGCTGCCTCCGTGAATTAAGGAAGAAACGGTAATCGCGCCTGCGTTAATCATCGGATTGAAGGGAATGCCGGGCCTTACTAACTCCAGCTTCAGCATGGAATTGAAGTTGTCTCCGGTCGGCTCCATGCCAACCTTGCTGAAGACGGCATCCTCTCCATTGTCCATCAGGGCTAATATTAACGTAAACACTTTGGAGATGCTCTGCATCGTAAAGCGCAGCCCGCAGTCCCCGGCTGTGACGGATTCACCCATGGTGTTCAGAAGGGTGATGCCCAGAGCAGCATGCGGAGCTTTCGACAGCTCGGGGATGTAGGCGGCGACTCTGCCTCTGCTGACACATGGCAAGCTGGCTTCCAGCCAGCCGGGAAGCTGCTGTCGGATGGCTTCGATTTCGGTTGGCCTCATCTGTCAAACCCCTTTCTTGGTGTTAAACACCTTATAAGCCCGCCATGGCCGTGTCCATGCTGCGGGTTTTTGTTTTGTTCTGAGTAAGCATGCTCGTGTTCGTGTACTGAACAAGTTTGTTAAGCTTTATGTAAGGTTCGTATAAAAATCGTGTAAGGTTCGCCTTTTATAATTACATCTGTGCTTAACTAACGACAACTTGAAGGGGAACGCCATATGACAACCATATTACAAGCAAAACATGTAGAAAAAACATTCGGTAATCAAGGGAATCAATATACGGCATTGCACGATATCAATCTTGAAATTCAGGAAGGCGAGTTTGTCGGCATCATGGGACCATCCGGGGCAGGCAAATCCACGCTGCTGAATATTTTCTCGACGATTGATGCACCGACGGCAGGCGATATTACCATTGCCGGACAGCATATCGTGTCGATGAACGAGGAGCAGCTATCGGATTTTCGCCGGAATCAGCTCGGCTTTATATTTCAGGACTACAACCTACTGGACACACTCACGGTCAAAGAAAATATTTTGCTTCCACTGGCGTTGTCCAAGGTGCCTGCAGACGAGATTGAGAAACGGGTTAACGCGATTGCTGATACGTTCGGCATTCGCGATATCTTGAACAAATATCCTTATCACATCTCAGGTGGTCAGAAGCAGCGTACCGCGGCCTCGCGCGCCATTGTGGCCAATCCAAGCCTCATATTGGCGGATGAACCGACAGGGGCGCTGGATTCCAAGTCGGCAACCAGCCTGCTGCAAAGCTTAAAGAAACTAAATGAGATCGATCGTTCCACCATCATGATGGTCACTCACGATGCTTATGCTGCGAGCTACTGCAAACGTGTCATTTTTATAAAAGACGGACAGCTTTACCAGGAGCTTCATAGAGAAGACCAACTTCGCAAGGTGTTTTTTGAACAGATTCTGGAGGTACTGGCTGCACTTGGGGGTGAGCATGATGACACTGTTTAGCATAGCCAGGAAAAATATCCGTAAAAATTTCACCAATTACTTTTTGTACTTTGCTTCGATGATTTTTAGTATCGTCATTTACTTTACTTTTGTTTCATTAAAATATGATACTGCCATTCAGTCCGCAACGGAGGGATCGACAAAAATAAGTTCAGCCTTTAGCGGTGCCGCCGTCGTGCTGATCATCTTCGTGGCTATATTCATTTGGTATTCCAATTCCTTCTTTACCCGCAAGCGCAAGAAAGAAGTCGGATTGTATTCATTGCTCGGTGTTCGGAAGAAACAAATCGGCCGGATGTTATTTTATGAAAACTTTCTGATGGGTGTGCTGGCTCTACTAGCCGGGATGGTTCTAGGCTCCGTGCTGACGAGATTCTTTGTATCCCTGTTAATGAAGGTTATGGGATATGATGCGGTGTCGAATTTCTCGATATCGCCTGCGGCCATCATCAATACCACCATCGTATTTATGATTATTACGCTTATCACATCGCTGCAGGGTTACCGATTGATCTACCGGTTCAAATTGATTGAATTGTTTCATGCGGATCAGGAGGGAGAACGGAAACCGAAGGCCTCATGGCTCACCGCTATATTGTCTCTGGTGCTCATAGGCACCGGATATTGGCTTGCTCTGCAAAATCTGCTGGAATCCAAGGCTTGGGCGGCGATGGGATTCATGTTAACGCCGCTTGTCATCCTGATGACCGTGATTATCGGAACGTATCTGCTGTTCAGTACCCTGACCGTTACGTTGTTGAAATTGTCCAGAAACAACAAGAACAGATTCTGGAACGGGATGAACATGATTGGTGTCTCACAGCTTCTATATCGAATCAAAGGCAACGCGCGAACGCTCACCATCATTGCCGTACTTAGCGCGACAACACTTACCGCTGTTGGGACGGCTTACAGCTTTTATTACAGCAATGCAAGCAGCGCCCAGCAAGCGAACCCGAATAGCATGATGTGGATCTCCCATGACAGCAGCGTGACCAAACGCGCAGACGAGCGGATCGACTCAGCTGCGCATCATGAGCTGTTATATCATGTGTCCGTCCCTGTCCTTGAAGTGGATGCTGATGTCAGAGGGCTGAACGATGTTTTTTCGCATGATACCCAAACATACAGCATCATCTCCGAGCATGATTTTAACGAGCTGGCGAAGGTGCAGGGCCGCAAAGATACCCTTATTTTAAGCGGAGAAGAGGCCGTTGCCTTGGACCCGGCCTATTACGAAGGAATTTCACCGACGTATGTGGGTTCTACGGTCACGCTTAACCCGGACAAGCAGGAGCAGCAAATTACCTTTAAGGAATTGAAGAAATTCAGCGTGCTGAATATGGGGACCGTCTATTCTACAGTGGTCGTAAGCGACGAACTGTATACGCAATTGCAGAAACAGAACAACACGATTTTGCTGGAGGCTTATGGCATTTCGAATCAAGATAAAGCGAAGCAGTTAACGGAGGATCTAGAAGGCATCTTACCGGAAAGCGCCTCATTCGCCAGCTATTATCATAATTATGCGAGAGGTATGGAATCGTCAGGCCTGTTGATTTTTATGGGAGGATTCCTGGGACTTGTGTTCCTTACGGCTACAGGCAGCATCATTTATTTCAAGCAATTGACAGAGGCCAATTCGGACAAAGCAAGATATCAGATATTATACAAAATCGGGGTAAATCGGCGTGAGGTTAAAAAGAGCATTGCCCAGCAAGTGCTGTTCATCTTTGCTTTGCCGCTCGCTGCAGGCATTGCACACTGCGCTGTCGCACTATCTGCGTTGTCTAAGCTTCTGCATATGAATCTTGTGATTCCGGTCGTGATCTGTATGGCCGTTTATACCTGTGTTTATTTGATCTATTACGTTGTTACCGTTAGGTCCTACTATAAAATCGTAACCAAAACAAAATAACCAATCATAAAGGAGTACAGTCATGAAAAAAACGTTGATCTTCGGCGGCATTCTTGTCGCCATCCTCATTGGATTTGTTGTATTCATTCAAAATGTAAACATCAATCGCCTCGGAACAGAATCATATTATGTGCAAATCCAAGATGGAAACCGAGTGGAAGACAAAGCGGATAACGGAGAGAAATACATCTACTACGAGTACAACCTGGAGGGGTTCGACAAAGAAGGGAGCGCGAAGACGTTAACCTTTAGGGCAAATAAAGAGCTGCGAAAGGAAGCGTACTTGCGTTTATATGTTAAAGAAAAGGGAGTCAGTTCCTATCAAGAGGTACAGGCAAACGAAATTCCGGAAAAAGCCAAGATGAAGCTTGAAACGTTAGAAAAATAAGGACGATATCAGAGGGAGAGAATAACGTGACTCATCTAAAAGAAAAAACGACGAGCCTATCGAAGAAGGCTATCATTAGCTCACTTGTTTTGACATTGACTGCATGCCCGCTCATCAGCGCGGGTCATGCAGTGGCAAAAGCCGTTTCCCCGACTACAATTTCACAAGTCTCTGCGAGCGTTGAAGCGCATGCGCCGATTCAATATCATATTCAGGCGAGACTGAACGAGAAGAACATGACGATGCAGGGAAGCAGCATGGTTACCTATCGTAACACGAGTCAGGATACGTTGAATCAGCTGGTATTCCATACCTTTGCCGATGCCAACCGTTCGAAATCGACGCAGACGTCCATGTTTAAACGATCGAACGAAGAAATCAGCAAGAACCATCCGGAGAAGAAGCCCGAAGATTTTCTCGGAGGTATTGATATTCAAGGAGTGAACGCTAACAGCCAAGCTCTCGAGTTTCACAACAAAGATCAGGCTTTGATTATTCAATTGAAGGAGCCCTTACAACCGGGAGCAACAATAACGGTACATATGGACTTCTCTCTGAACATTCCGTATGGTTCGCAGCGCTTATCGTATTACCAGGATATTGTGAATGGCGCTCACTGGTTTCCGGTCATGTCGGTCTATGATGAAGAGAAGCATCAATGGAACACAACCCCTTACAGTCCAACGTTCGAAACCGATTATTATACTTCCGCAGACTATGAAGTAGAGTTCAACGTTCCCGACGATTATCAGGTGGCGATGCCAGGCACGATAACGACACGGAATGACGTGGAACCTGGCCGTAAGGTTGTTTCCGCTGTTTCCAACAATACAAGGGAATTCGTATTTTTTGCCAGTCCCAATTTCAAAGTGGACAGTGTTACCCGCGACGGCTTGACGATCGAATATTTTTATTTTGATAACGAACCCGGAAAGAAACAGGTTATTGATCGGTATATCGATCAGGCATTTAAAGCGATAGAATTTTTTGGTGATAAATACGGCGCTTATCCTTATCCGGAATTCCGAATCGTCGAGTCTTACGTGGAGGGCGTGGCTATCGAATATTCACGGGTCATTCAGATGGGACAGGTTGACAGCCAGGCCGATCCCGCGCAGGACACGGTATTCGTTCATGAAATTGCACATCAGTGGTTCCATGCTCTGATCGGGAACGATTCGGAGAACGAATCTTTCCTGGACGAAGGTTTTGCCGATTTTTCCAAGGTGTATTTTGCCGAGAAGCAGGGGGAAAAGCTGAACGGCTTTAGATCCATTCAATTTGACGATTCCCCGCTGGAACTTGCCATTGCGTCGAGCAATGACGAGGTGGGGGATATGGCTAGCCCGGTTTATTACGATAAAGGTCGCCAAGCGATTTACCAATTGTACCGGTCTGTTGGCGAAGAAAAGTTCGATCAGTTTATGAGGGAATATTTCAAACGCTATGTTCACAAAAATGCCACGATTGAGGGACTCCTCCAAACAATCGAAGACGTGCTGGGAGAAGAGGCCCGTAACGAAATGGCCACGGCTCTATACGAACCGGGCTTTGTACTTAAGCCTGAATACCAACTGTCAGAAGAAGAGAAAACAGCTTATATGCATGACCAGTTTCAATTGCTGTATCAAACATCCTTAAACCAAATTCCAGACTTGCCCTACGAAACGATGAGCCGCATCATGGAGAAGGCTCTCCAGGGAGAGCCGTTATCGATCGTTCTGAGTGATCAAGTAAGCAGTCCAGCACGCAAGCAGCAAGAAGCCATGGTGAACCAGCTCACGATGCTCTTTGATATCAGCGGAGTGAAATATGACGTTATTCGGGACCGCCAGGTATTGAAAAAGAAATTAAAGAAAGAACTGGGGACAAGCAATCTGATCGTGATTGGCAACGGTAAATCGAATGGGGTGATCCAGGCGCTGAAATCCGGTATCATCGAGCGGGCCAACAAAATGGGCTTTGCCTGGAAGGATACCATGAATCAACCAGGTGCTTCCGGAGCGTATGCGATCAAGCATCCATTCAATCATAATCGCCTAATGCTGCACTATTTCTGGAATGGAGATCATGTAACAGACGCAGCCTTGGAGACGTACATGGCAAAAAT
This Paenibacillus sp. JZ16 DNA region includes the following protein-coding sequences:
- a CDS encoding non-ribosomal peptide synthetase family protein, coding for MNTTLMIEQGKEYWLNELQLPLPGFYLYTDGPAHLQQQELDRTTLKLHIETGKIKRFRDSYDLKAWMLTSYVVFLYRMTHDTDLLIGVNNEKGNLLPLRVNLSGSDSFAQIYEHISAKMEHIEVSSYSLEDIEGFTGQPLPLQTIYGHNGNGYAYSSSWLNWMVQEEKKDEWTLYVSYARPLYREETIEKFSRHFEQLANAALEHMDVPVSRLPMLTEEDKNAYSILNDTKKELPKDPTIVSMLASIVERFPKRIALSTGHEQVSYEQLDRLSNQVSHMLIDKGLRKGQFVSIFMKRGLDTIVSMLGVLKAGGAYIPLDPSHPDERNAYIIEDTESAIILTHQDFTAKLDGLLAGFQPKPEYFCLDEQFLSYSEEACGVRVEGDDLAYIIYTSGSTGKPKGALIAHQGVVNLALANQENLQMSEQDIILQYSTFSFDASVYDIFGSLACGSRLHLLTDEQRFSIDAFTEAVAETKATRVAILPTVFFNQLAAYLPVEDTHKYRNIKTIVVGGEALAGETVRMFQKKLQIPIVNLYGPTETTVVATGHVVDYPVPDDLATVYIGTPFANYELYIVNEHNELCPTCVTGELLICSVGVAKGYLNQPEKTKEAFILDPITPESGKQYYRSGDLVRLLPNGQVEYRGRKDSQVKIRGFRIEIGEIEDNLAKHEQVKDIAVIPRMDEDGTKMLAAFYTTHNGQAASAKDLVQFLSQKVPGYMVPKYMCFVEEMPLSPTGKIDRKKLAMYELSMEMEEDDSHYEAPVNDIQRDVAAAWEQALGQTKIGIHDDFFDIGGYSLKILEILVLLKPQYPQLKINDFFVYPTIAKLAERVEEMGQVTIPADQLEDRDLPIQDLAEYPISFPINDGSEQPIYHQQHILLTGATGYLGSHLLYELLKQSTATVYCLVRPTKQMEPYARLEQIMTGYFGEEVKSRMDKRVIAIQGDLEQEYLGLGAEDLAMIEARIDSIIHCGAEVKHFGDSDYFARVNVESTDRLLTLAQRRPHIRFHFISTLGIPEDLALGGQWDAIVAGTGYEESSIENVYTNSKLEAEKLVIKAGADRGIPSSVYRVGNLSCNSENGIFQKNIDNNAFYRMLKAMLLLKKAPGVRWEVDITPINYAGEAITALLLQQETVGRVFHICNPVAIPYEEMVEHFKAFGYDISVMDWKEYEAWLLDPQQPKDKEGLELAMAQFEGDGAKNSIYRYTCPQTSEFLKHTGVKCALPDKLLFEKMIEYAAGIGYFVKPE
- a CDS encoding serine/threonine protein kinase yields the protein MNHEHWKQAETALVCMDVFKNGENDPVTIEGESDDLRCIGIGTDAAVFVYEPLPAYAFKLYAAEAQPKKEAEIKVYQELVGSPYFPVFYGAGERYVAISHESGFTLYDCLLYGMPVPRQVIDDVEAARSFVRSKGLNPRDIHLKNVLLQEGRGKVLDVSEYIQEGNDKRWEHLVWAYDNVYPLLEGKKLPLWVLEAVKNGYYRLDPSSVNMQEFADRIGRLFFRK
- the glsA gene encoding glutaminase A, translated to MRPTEIEAIRQQLPGWLEASLPCVSRGRVAAYIPELSKAPHAALGITLLNTMGESVTAGDCGLRFTMQSISKVFTLILALMDNGEDAVFSKVGMEPTGDNFNSMLKLELVRPGIPFNPMINAGAITVSSLIHGGSPSEKSDRILQFLQELSGNAGLEYDLGVYRSESETGNLNRSIAFFLKENGVLCGDVEEVLEVYFRHCSIAVNCADLARMALVLACSGTDPLTGNTLIPRRYVQIARTFMTTCGMYNASGEFAIQVGLPAKSGVSGGILTFVPGRYGIGVLGPALNDKGNSYAGVHLLQTISQEMNWSIF
- a CDS encoding ABC transporter ATP-binding protein, whose translation is MTTILQAKHVEKTFGNQGNQYTALHDINLEIQEGEFVGIMGPSGAGKSTLLNIFSTIDAPTAGDITIAGQHIVSMNEEQLSDFRRNQLGFIFQDYNLLDTLTVKENILLPLALSKVPADEIEKRVNAIADTFGIRDILNKYPYHISGGQKQRTAASRAIVANPSLILADEPTGALDSKSATSLLQSLKKLNEIDRSTIMMVTHDAYAASYCKRVIFIKDGQLYQELHREDQLRKVFFEQILEVLAALGGEHDDTV
- a CDS encoding ABC transporter permease, coding for MTLFSIARKNIRKNFTNYFLYFASMIFSIVIYFTFVSLKYDTAIQSATEGSTKISSAFSGAAVVLIIFVAIFIWYSNSFFTRKRKKEVGLYSLLGVRKKQIGRMLFYENFLMGVLALLAGMVLGSVLTRFFVSLLMKVMGYDAVSNFSISPAAIINTTIVFMIITLITSLQGYRLIYRFKLIELFHADQEGERKPKASWLTAILSLVLIGTGYWLALQNLLESKAWAAMGFMLTPLVILMTVIIGTYLLFSTLTVTLLKLSRNNKNRFWNGMNMIGVSQLLYRIKGNARTLTIIAVLSATTLTAVGTAYSFYYSNASSAQQANPNSMMWISHDSSVTKRADERIDSAAHHELLYHVSVPVLEVDADVRGLNDVFSHDTQTYSIISEHDFNELAKVQGRKDTLILSGEEAVALDPAYYEGISPTYVGSTVTLNPDKQEQQITFKELKKFSVLNMGTVYSTVVVSDELYTQLQKQNNTILLEAYGISNQDKAKQLTEDLEGILPESASFASYYHNYARGMESSGLLIFMGGFLGLVFLTATGSIIYFKQLTEANSDKARYQILYKIGVNRREVKKSIAQQVLFIFALPLAAGIAHCAVALSALSKLLHMNLVIPVVICMAVYTCVYLIYYVVTVRSYYKIVTKTK
- a CDS encoding YxeA family protein — translated: MKKTLIFGGILVAILIGFVVFIQNVNINRLGTESYYVQIQDGNRVEDKADNGEKYIYYEYNLEGFDKEGSAKTLTFRANKELRKEAYLRLYVKEKGVSSYQEVQANEIPEKAKMKLETLEK
- a CDS encoding M1 family metallopeptidase — its product is MTHLKEKTTSLSKKAIISSLVLTLTACPLISAGHAVAKAVSPTTISQVSASVEAHAPIQYHIQARLNEKNMTMQGSSMVTYRNTSQDTLNQLVFHTFADANRSKSTQTSMFKRSNEEISKNHPEKKPEDFLGGIDIQGVNANSQALEFHNKDQALIIQLKEPLQPGATITVHMDFSLNIPYGSQRLSYYQDIVNGAHWFPVMSVYDEEKHQWNTTPYSPTFETDYYTSADYEVEFNVPDDYQVAMPGTITTRNDVEPGRKVVSAVSNNTREFVFFASPNFKVDSVTRDGLTIEYFYFDNEPGKKQVIDRYIDQAFKAIEFFGDKYGAYPYPEFRIVESYVEGVAIEYSRVIQMGQVDSQADPAQDTVFVHEIAHQWFHALIGNDSENESFLDEGFADFSKVYFAEKQGEKLNGFRSIQFDDSPLELAIASSNDEVGDMASPVYYDKGRQAIYQLYRSVGEEKFDQFMREYFKRYVHKNATIEGLLQTIEDVLGEEARNEMATALYEPGFVLKPEYQLSEEEKTAYMHDQFQLLYQTSLNQIPDLPYETMSRIMEKALQGEPLSIVLSDQVSSPARKQQEAMVNQLTMLFDISGVKYDVIRDRQVLKKKLKKELGTSNLIVIGNGKSNGVIQALKSGIIERANKMGFAWKDTMNQPGASGAYAIKHPFNHNRLMLHYFWNGDHVTDAALETYMAKMQESLGFTSAFYHYYVLDKNGKMVLDKLEGNPLSKFFAEE